Proteins from a genomic interval of Papaver somniferum cultivar HN1 chromosome 4, ASM357369v1, whole genome shotgun sequence:
- the LOC113276650 gene encoding non-specific phospholipase C6-like, translating into MERFKKPKSFSLYLFFTFLLVSHSYVFAAQQPIKTIVVLVLENRSFDHMLGWMKNSINPSINGVTGRECNPISTKTTDTSTICFSNGAEYVDPDPGHSFEAVEHQVFGSSQIPTMTGFVEQALTMPASNLSETVMKGFRPESVPVFASLVREFAVFDRWFSSIPGPTQPNRLFVYSATSHGATSHVKSQLAKGFPQKTIFDSLHENGKDFGIYFQNIPNTLFYRNLRKLKYIFKFHQFELKFKKHARQGKLPSLTVIEPRYFDLKGIPANDDHPSHDVAHGQKLVKEVYEALRSSPQWNETLLVITYDEHGGFYDHVTTPYVNVPNPDGNIGPAPYFFKFDRLGVRVPTIMVSPWIKKGTVISAPNGPTPDSEFEHSSIPATIKKMFNLSSNFLTNRDAWAGTFEEVVGELTSPRTDCPEVLPDVAPLRSTEANEDRELSGFQSEVVQLAAVLNGDHLLSSFPDEISNKMNVKEAHTYVNEAVSRFIRASKEAIKLGAEESAVADMRSSLTTRPTTISHP; encoded by the exons ATGGAAAGATTCAAGAAAcccaaatcattttctttgtACCTGTTCTTCACTTTCCTGTTGGTTTCTCATTCCTATGTTTTTGCAGCTCAGCAACCCATAAAAACTATTGTTGTACTTGTACTGGAGAATAGATCTTTTGATCATATGTTAGGATGGATGAAGAATTCCATCAACCCATCAATTAATGGAGTGACAGGGAGAGAATGTAATCCAATTTCGACGAAAACCACCGATACTTCGACGATATGTTTCAGTAATGGTGCAGAATATGTAGACCCAGATCCTGGTCATTCATTTGAAGCTGTTGAGCATCAAGTTTTTGGTTCAAGTCAAATCCCAACAATGACTGGTTTTGTTGAACAAGCACTAACCATGCCTGCTTCTAATCTGTCAGAAACAGTAATGAAAGGGTTCAGACCAGAATCTGTTCCGGTATTCGCTTCACTGGTACGTGAATTCGCAGTTTTTGATCGTTGGTTCTCGTCTATTCCAGGACCAACACAGCCGAATAGATTGTTTGTTTACTCTGCAACTTCTCATGGCGCAACAAGTCATGTGAAGAGTCAGTTAGCAAAGGGGTTCCCACAGAAAACAATCTTTGACTCATTACATGAAAACGGAAAGGATTTTGGAATTTACTTTCAAAACATTCCGAATACACTGTTCTAtaggaatttgaggaaattgaagtacATTTTTAAATTTCATCAGTTTGAGTTGAAGTTCAAGAAACATGCAAGACAAGGGAAACTGCCTAGTTTAACTGTGATTGAACCAAGATACTTTGATCTTAAAGGAATACCTGCAAACGATGACCATCCTTCTCATGATGTTGCGCATGGACAAAAGCTTGTGAAAGAAGTCTACGAGGCATTGAGATCAAGTCCTCAATGGAATGAAACTCTATTGGTTATCACTTATGATGAACATGGAGGGTTCTATGACCATGTTACTACTCCATATGTGAATGTTCCTAATCCAGATGGAAATATAGGTCCTGCGCCTTACTTCTTCAAGTTTGATCGGTTAGGAGTTCGTGTACCGACAATCATGGTGTCTCCTTGGATCAAGAAAGGAACCG TGATCAGTGCACCAAATGGACCAACACCAGACTCAGAGTTTGAGCACTCATCCATACCTGCCACAATAAAGAAGATGTTCAACCTTTCATCCAACTTCTTGACTAACAGAGATGCATGGGCTGGGACATTCGAGGAGGTCGTTGGAGAGCTAACATCACCTAGAACTGATTGTCCAG AGGTACTTCCAGATGTGGCTCCTCTGAGGAGCACAGAAGCAAATGAAGATAGAGAATTATCTGGGTTTCAGAGTGAGGTAGTACAGCTGGCGGCTGTTCTCAACGGCGACCACTTATTGAGCAGCTTCCCAGATGAGATAAGCAACAAGATGAACGTAAAGGAAGCTCACACTTACGTGAACGAAGCTGTTTCGAGATTCATCAGAGCTAGTAAAGAGGCAATAAAGTTGGGTGCAGAGGAGTCTGCTGTTGCAGACATGAGGTCTTCTCTCACAACCAGACCCACCACCATAAGTCATCCCTGA